A window of Pirellula sp. SH-Sr6A contains these coding sequences:
- the bshB1 gene encoding bacillithiol biosynthesis deacetylase BshB1, whose amino-acid sequence MNAVPEYPGLPVIPSPLDVLVIAPHPDDAELGMGGTIAMLQAKGWKVGILDLTNGEPTPFGTPEIRATETARANERLGNPWRYNLGLRNRFLEPTLENRRLLAGIFRLTRPKWLFAPYWSDAHPDHVAATELVEAARFWSKLTKSDIPGEPFHPQRIFYYFCIHLKLVPQPAFVVDISLHWKAKAAAIEAYQSQFVTGRPVPEEPFIERYREEAGFWGKAIGTRYGEPFASKEPIGLSDLQSLL is encoded by the coding sequence ATGAATGCAGTACCAGAGTATCCCGGTCTTCCCGTAATCCCAAGCCCGCTGGATGTTCTGGTCATCGCTCCCCATCCTGACGATGCCGAACTCGGGATGGGAGGGACCATCGCCATGCTTCAGGCGAAAGGCTGGAAGGTCGGAATTTTGGATCTCACCAATGGTGAGCCGACCCCATTCGGCACGCCGGAGATCCGGGCAACCGAGACCGCACGGGCCAACGAACGGCTGGGCAATCCATGGCGGTATAACCTTGGATTGCGAAACCGCTTCCTCGAACCGACGCTCGAGAATCGACGTCTGCTGGCCGGCATCTTTCGCCTTACTCGCCCCAAGTGGCTGTTTGCCCCTTACTGGTCAGACGCCCACCCGGATCACGTCGCAGCAACGGAATTGGTCGAGGCCGCTCGATTCTGGAGCAAACTCACCAAAAGCGACATTCCCGGTGAGCCATTCCATCCACAACGAATCTTTTATTACTTCTGCATCCACCTGAAACTCGTCCCGCAACCCGCATTTGTCGTCGATATTTCCTTACACTGGAAAGCAAAAGCGGCCGCGATCGAAGCTTACCAGAGCCAATTCGTCACCGGTCGCCCCGTCCCCGAAGAACCTTTTATTGAACGCTATCGCGAGGAAGCAGGTTTCTGGGGCAAAGCGATCGGTACCCGTTACGGCGAGCCTTTTGCATCGAAAGAACCGATCGGACTTTCCGATCTCCAATCCTTATTATGA
- a CDS encoding metal ABC transporter solute-binding protein, Zn/Mn family — MKQALQNTLNRRTFGCTGAAWVLFAGCPSRSSSQRGTAAGKPVIVATTGMIADVAKTLAGDLATIEQLIGPGVDPHLYRPSSDDVRSILRASLVLYNGLKLEGRMGDVLEKKSDNSPRIPLCDQLPQDRLLGHGEGDSAMDPHCWMDLTLWEMVSLKVEDAIVKLLPDHQSEITARGATLRQKMQQLNTVISEWMQTIPESQRILISSHDAFQYFGKQYKIRVEGIQGISTTSEAGLKRIEELVSLIVEQKVPAVFIESSVPEKGVQSLREGAKQKGWDVALGGTLYTDAMGNEPPTNTYLGMMEHNARTIVEALGGSPTPPPPPTPSANDIRHGSVRGAVS; from the coding sequence ATGAAGCAAGCCCTACAAAACACGTTAAACCGCCGAACATTCGGATGCACCGGAGCAGCTTGGGTCCTATTCGCGGGATGCCCCTCTCGCTCCTCGAGCCAGCGAGGGACAGCCGCAGGCAAGCCTGTCATCGTTGCGACAACGGGAATGATTGCCGATGTCGCAAAAACGCTTGCTGGGGATCTGGCAACCATCGAGCAACTGATCGGACCGGGGGTGGACCCGCATTTGTATCGTCCCAGTTCGGACGACGTGCGCAGTATCCTCCGCGCCTCACTAGTCCTCTATAACGGGCTGAAATTGGAGGGCCGCATGGGGGATGTTCTCGAGAAGAAGTCCGATAACTCCCCCCGCATTCCATTGTGCGACCAATTACCTCAAGATCGATTGCTTGGCCACGGTGAAGGAGACTCAGCGATGGATCCACATTGCTGGATGGATCTGACTCTTTGGGAAATGGTCTCGCTCAAAGTCGAGGACGCGATCGTCAAACTCTTGCCGGATCACCAAAGCGAAATCACTGCTCGAGGTGCAACACTTCGGCAAAAGATGCAGCAGCTGAACACAGTGATCTCGGAGTGGATGCAAACGATTCCCGAATCCCAGCGGATTCTCATTTCCTCGCACGATGCGTTTCAATATTTCGGCAAGCAATACAAAATCCGTGTCGAGGGGATTCAGGGAATCTCGACGACGTCTGAAGCCGGGCTGAAGCGGATCGAGGAGTTGGTATCGTTAATCGTCGAACAAAAGGTCCCCGCGGTTTTCATCGAATCCAGCGTCCCAGAAAAGGGTGTGCAATCGCTCCGTGAAGGAGCCAAGCAGAAAGGTTGGGACGTAGCACTCGGGGGTACACTCTACACCGACGCGATGGGGAACGAGCCCCCTACCAATACTTATCTCGGCATGATGGAGCACAACGCGCGCACGATTGTCGAAGCACTGGGTGGGTCGCCGACACCTCCTCCTCCACCGACCCCTTCCGCGAACGATATTCGCCACGGGTCAGTTCGTGGAGCGGTTTCTTAA
- a CDS encoding DNA-directed RNA polymerase subunit omega, with product MLEELKEEAIVNKVGGRFKLSTLIQKRLVQLNRGSRPLVDMNSDDKMEIVIHEILQDKIFLTTNGELKILSETADLGELLDLDSGDL from the coding sequence ATGCTCGAAGAGTTAAAAGAAGAAGCCATCGTCAACAAAGTCGGCGGACGCTTCAAGCTCTCGACGTTGATCCAAAAGAGGCTTGTGCAGCTCAATCGCGGCAGCCGTCCCTTGGTCGATATGAACTCGGACGACAAGATGGAGATCGTGATCCACGAAATCCTTCAGGACAAAATCTTCTTGACCACCAATGGTGAACTGAAGATTCTCAGCGAGACCGCAGATCTAGGTGAATTGCTGGACTTGGATTCCGGCGACCTGTAA
- a CDS encoding phosphopantothenoylcysteine decarboxylase translates to MAHIVITSGPTRQYLDPVRYLTNSSSGKMGACLATSALRLGHQVTVISGPVQVDYPSAATVIDVISTQEMLEATQSAFATADGLIGAAAPCDYMPIEIASQKLSKTGQGLQLSLRETPDIVATLGALKRIDQWVVGFALETEDVRFRAIVKMAKKRCDMIVSNSAEAMNSPDNAVEIIKRDGEVVEQVAGPKQLVADRILHQIQKHLLDSNP, encoded by the coding sequence ATGGCTCATATCGTGATTACATCCGGCCCGACTAGGCAGTACCTAGATCCGGTTCGCTATCTCACCAACTCGTCCAGCGGAAAGATGGGGGCGTGCCTCGCCACTTCCGCCCTTCGATTAGGTCATCAGGTTACCGTCATATCAGGGCCGGTCCAAGTAGACTATCCATCTGCGGCGACGGTCATCGACGTGATTTCAACCCAGGAAATGCTCGAGGCGACGCAATCCGCATTCGCTACGGCTGATGGGCTCATCGGTGCAGCCGCCCCGTGCGATTACATGCCCATCGAGATCGCCTCCCAAAAACTTTCGAAGACCGGCCAGGGTCTTCAACTCTCTCTCCGTGAGACCCCAGATATCGTTGCGACGCTCGGAGCCCTCAAGCGGATCGATCAATGGGTTGTCGGATTCGCGCTCGAAACCGAGGATGTTCGATTTCGCGCGATCGTAAAGATGGCAAAAAAACGATGCGATATGATCGTTTCCAATAGCGCCGAGGCGATGAACTCTCCCGACAACGCGGTGGAAATCATCAAACGGGACGGGGAGGTTGTCGAACAAGTCGCTGGACCGAAGCAACTCGTGGCCGACCGAATCCTTCATCAAATTCAAAAACATCTACTCGATTCCAATCCATGA
- the secG gene encoding preprotein translocase subunit SecG gives MPTPFFAFQLSQYIFGPLLFLLSVFIILIILLQRGRGGGLTGALGGAGGSSAFGVKAGDIFTRITAISVLLWICLCAFVCWWYLPETLDIEADPSVTTTSGAGALSIGPKEGEAIPAPAGSSPLPASGAPETPAPAVNVPPVNLPAVNLPAVNLPPAPPPATEAPATAAPATETPAATPASETTPKESASTDAPPPVDPAGTSTEPKP, from the coding sequence GTGCCTACCCCGTTTTTCGCGTTCCAGCTATCGCAATACATTTTTGGACCGCTGCTGTTTCTTCTCTCGGTTTTCATCATTCTGATCATTCTCCTCCAGCGTGGTCGCGGCGGCGGTCTCACCGGTGCTTTGGGCGGTGCTGGCGGGTCCAGTGCGTTTGGCGTGAAAGCGGGGGATATCTTCACTCGAATCACGGCCATCTCGGTGTTGCTCTGGATTTGTCTGTGCGCTTTTGTTTGTTGGTGGTATTTGCCTGAAACGCTGGATATTGAAGCGGATCCGAGCGTCACGACCACTTCTGGCGCGGGAGCGCTCTCCATCGGTCCCAAGGAAGGGGAAGCAATCCCTGCACCCGCCGGGTCGAGTCCATTGCCCGCGTCCGGCGCGCCCGAGACACCTGCCCCGGCGGTGAATGTTCCCCCGGTCAATTTGCCTGCTGTGAATTTGCCAGCCGTGAACCTGCCGCCGGCACCCCCCCCAGCTACGGAAGCGCCGGCGACGGCTGCTCCTGCAACGGAAACTCCAGCGGCGACTCCCGCGTCCGAAACAACTCCTAAGGAATCCGCATCCACCGACGCGCCTCCCCCTGTGGATCCTGCAGGAACGTCCACCGAACCAAAACCCTAG
- a CDS encoding flavoprotein has translation MAHRIVVGISGGIAAYKTAALVSRLVQGGNRVSVAMTPSAEHFIGRAALAALCGQAPVVDSFDSRFPLGPHIELVDGADLLVIAPATAHILGSCAYGLGDGLLPTLYLQSECPVLMAPAMSTAMWSKPAVQRNVQQLRDDGVHFVGPDSGWLSCRRSGEGRMSEPDAILEACMALLIREES, from the coding sequence ATGGCGCATCGCATTGTTGTTGGAATATCCGGCGGGATCGCAGCTTACAAGACGGCCGCGCTGGTTAGCAGGCTCGTTCAGGGCGGCAACCGTGTGTCGGTTGCGATGACCCCATCGGCGGAGCATTTTATCGGTCGTGCGGCGCTCGCTGCATTGTGCGGCCAGGCCCCAGTCGTCGACAGTTTCGACAGCCGTTTTCCGCTGGGGCCTCACATTGAGCTCGTCGATGGCGCCGACCTTTTGGTGATTGCCCCCGCGACAGCGCACATTCTCGGCTCCTGCGCCTATGGGCTCGGTGACGGGCTTCTTCCCACACTTTATCTTCAGTCCGAATGCCCTGTGTTGATGGCTCCGGCCATGAGTACCGCGATGTGGTCGAAACCAGCGGTGCAGCGGAATGTTCAGCAGCTTCGCGATGACGGTGTTCATTTTGTCGGCCCCGACTCGGGCTGGCTCTCTTGTCGGCGGTCCGGTGAGGGGAGAATGTCGGAGCCCGATGCGATTCTCGAAGCCTGCATGGCTCTGTTGATTCGCGAGGAGTCCTAG
- the tgt gene encoding tRNA guanosine(34) transglycosylase Tgt translates to MVQSSRFPFELLGVDASTHARRGRLHLTHGVVQTPAFMPVGTQGTVKGLTIDQVESTGAEILLGNTYHLALRPTSELVAELDGLHRFIGWDKPILTDSGGFQIFSLGDLNQVTEDGATFKSHLNGSKIHLRPEDSIRIQQELGSDVAMVLDHVIALPAEKSAVLDAMHRSIRWAERCKRYASREDQALFAIVQGGLDIELRQQCAEGLVSIGFDGYAVGGLSVGEPPEEMLRVLDGICPVLPTDQPRYLMGVGTPIDLVEGVARGIDMFDCVMPTRNGRNALAFTADGPLRMRNSCHTRDARPIEEDCPCLACRHSRAYIRHLFMCDEMLGPTLLSIHNLTFYQRLMAAARSAIEENRYGVFLDEQRVRLAPKKSQD, encoded by the coding sequence ATGGTCCAATCCTCCCGATTCCCCTTCGAACTTTTGGGGGTAGATGCGTCTACCCATGCAAGGCGAGGGCGATTGCACCTGACTCACGGTGTCGTCCAAACTCCTGCCTTTATGCCCGTTGGAACGCAGGGGACCGTAAAGGGCTTGACCATCGACCAAGTGGAGTCGACCGGAGCCGAAATCCTGCTCGGGAACACGTACCACCTGGCGCTGCGGCCTACCTCCGAACTCGTCGCGGAACTGGACGGACTGCATCGCTTCATCGGTTGGGACAAACCCATTCTCACCGACAGCGGTGGCTTCCAGATTTTCTCGTTGGGGGATTTGAATCAAGTCACGGAGGATGGAGCGACGTTCAAATCGCATTTGAACGGGTCAAAGATCCATTTGCGCCCTGAGGACTCTATCCGAATCCAGCAAGAGCTCGGTAGCGATGTCGCGATGGTGCTCGATCACGTTATCGCATTGCCCGCCGAGAAATCTGCGGTTCTCGACGCGATGCATCGCAGTATCCGTTGGGCCGAGCGGTGCAAACGCTACGCATCCCGCGAGGATCAAGCGTTGTTCGCGATTGTTCAAGGCGGTCTCGATATCGAACTTCGTCAACAGTGTGCAGAAGGCTTGGTGTCGATCGGTTTCGACGGTTATGCCGTGGGTGGTTTGAGCGTGGGCGAACCGCCCGAAGAGATGCTTCGTGTACTCGATGGTATTTGTCCTGTTTTGCCAACCGACCAGCCTCGCTATTTGATGGGGGTAGGGACGCCCATCGATTTGGTGGAAGGGGTTGCGAGGGGCATCGATATGTTCGACTGCGTCATGCCAACTCGAAACGGACGCAATGCCCTGGCCTTTACGGCAGACGGACCGCTACGGATGCGGAACAGTTGTCACACACGCGATGCCCGACCGATCGAAGAAGACTGCCCCTGTTTGGCTTGTAGGCATTCGCGAGCCTACATACGTCATCTCTTTATGTGTGATGAAATGCTAGGGCCGACGCTGTTGTCGATTCACAATCTCACGTTTTATCAACGGCTCATGGCCGCCGCTCGATCGGCCATCGAAGAGAATCGTTACGGCGTATTTTTGGATGAGCAGCGAGTGAGGCTCGCGCCCAAAAAATCACAGGATTAG
- a CDS encoding sugar phosphate isomerase/epimerase family protein, whose protein sequence is MSRNNPPGKPDPRTTRIHRRAFASGLAAATAATGILVSQGYASSPANNIATEPSTPIVKTMPSFRYCLNTSTIHGEIVPIEKQIEIVQSAGYDGIEIWLRDVDKFVQGGGKVTDLRKRIDDAGLRVESAIAFANWIVDDEAKRKQGLEQAKREMQTVLDLGGKRIAAPPAGATNGDRLDLDLAADRYRALLEVGSQVGCLAQLEVWGFSKNLSRLSEVLYVAAQAQHPDACILPDIYHLYKGGSRFEDLKFLAGKKVHVLHMNDYPNLPRESINDADRVYPGDGTAPIADALQTLISSGFEGVLSLELFNRAYWSQDPLLVAKTGLAKMKQSVAAL, encoded by the coding sequence ATGAGTCGCAATAATCCCCCCGGGAAGCCCGATCCAAGAACCACTCGAATCCACCGACGAGCCTTCGCGAGCGGTCTCGCTGCCGCGACTGCAGCGACAGGGATATTAGTAAGCCAAGGCTATGCCTCCTCACCGGCGAACAACATTGCCACCGAACCTTCCACTCCAATCGTCAAGACCATGCCAAGCTTCCGCTACTGTCTCAACACCAGCACCATCCACGGCGAAATCGTTCCGATCGAGAAGCAAATCGAGATCGTGCAATCGGCAGGCTATGATGGCATCGAGATTTGGCTTCGCGATGTAGACAAGTTCGTTCAAGGGGGCGGCAAGGTAACCGATTTGCGAAAACGAATCGACGATGCAGGGTTGCGAGTCGAGAGCGCTATCGCGTTTGCAAATTGGATCGTGGACGACGAGGCAAAACGCAAACAGGGCTTGGAACAAGCGAAACGGGAAATGCAGACGGTCCTCGATTTGGGTGGAAAACGCATCGCCGCTCCACCAGCAGGCGCCACCAATGGCGATCGACTGGATCTCGATCTGGCAGCAGACCGATATCGAGCCCTCCTCGAAGTCGGCTCGCAAGTAGGCTGTTTGGCGCAACTCGAAGTTTGGGGATTTTCGAAAAACTTGTCCCGCTTGTCCGAAGTCCTTTACGTTGCGGCTCAAGCCCAGCACCCAGACGCATGTATCCTGCCCGATATCTATCACCTCTATAAAGGAGGATCGCGGTTCGAGGATTTGAAATTCCTGGCTGGAAAAAAAGTCCATGTCTTGCACATGAACGATTACCCCAATCTTCCTCGCGAATCGATCAATGATGCGGATCGAGTTTATCCAGGAGATGGAACGGCTCCGATTGCCGACGCACTCCAAACGTTGATTAGCAGTGGCTTTGAAGGAGTCCTGTCCTTGGAGCTTTTCAACCGCGCTTACTGGTCCCAAGATCCCTTGTTGGTCGCGAAAACCGGTTTGGCGAAAATGAAACAATCGGTTGCCGCTCTTTGA
- the gmk gene encoding guanylate kinase has product MTEFGKLIIISGPSGAGKSSVVKQLMDRSSLPLTLSVSATTRLPRPGEQHGREYWFLSRDEFENKRQAGEFLECKEVFGRGTWYGTLKETVSAGLNDGKWVILEIDVQGALSVLQDYSDAITIFVHPGSMQELERRLRDRGTESDDSLKRRLDVAADEMEMRHHYAHEIINVNLDNTVEQIDRLLQQYQGEKIPCSKS; this is encoded by the coding sequence ATGACGGAATTTGGGAAGCTGATCATTATTTCCGGGCCTTCGGGGGCTGGTAAGTCCTCGGTGGTCAAACAGCTCATGGATCGCAGTTCGCTCCCCCTTACTCTGAGCGTATCGGCCACCACCCGCCTTCCGCGGCCGGGGGAGCAGCACGGCAGGGAATATTGGTTCCTAAGTCGCGACGAGTTCGAAAACAAGCGTCAGGCAGGAGAGTTTCTCGAGTGCAAGGAAGTCTTTGGACGGGGAACTTGGTACGGGACCTTGAAAGAGACCGTTTCGGCTGGTCTAAATGATGGCAAGTGGGTAATCTTAGAGATCGATGTGCAAGGTGCGTTGTCGGTGCTTCAAGATTACTCGGACGCAATCACCATTTTCGTCCACCCTGGTTCCATGCAGGAGCTAGAGCGACGGCTTCGGGATCGCGGCACGGAATCAGACGATTCCCTCAAGCGGCGATTGGACGTCGCGGCGGATGAGATGGAAATGCGGCATCACTACGCACACGAAATCATCAACGTAAACCTCGACAACACGGTGGAGCAGATCGATCGACTGCTTCAGCAATACCAAGGAGAAAAGATTCCATGCTCGAAGAGTTAA
- a CDS encoding sulfatase-like hydrolase/transferase, with protein MRSFLFPAVLSVTCALLYVAILPVAIGSTPDGADGKRPNILLLLSDDHSYPYLSCYGDHNVKTPNIDRLAKEGFASHRFFTACPQCVPSRAALMTGKSPVAARMTRFSSPLPADQITLPEILREQGGYYTGICGRSYHLDGSVGRGNDVADTILRENNLRTFENRVQFLQGCRDEAVPGVVEEFLDGRPEDQPFFLWANFSDPHHVWDAPQSWRPDPKDLSLPAHWPDIPEMREQFADYCAEVNRLDDTVGKVLAVMENRELLDNTIVVFLGDNGAALPHGKGSLYDPGSNVPCIIHGPGIAKSTESRNLLSGEDVAPTLLEAAGLSIPKSMTGVSFWSLVTGADYQSRPYVYIERGPHGSASVSVNMSSSGYDLGRAVRSDRFKFIYNCTPWLPYSPVDSASGPAWTAMKKQNEEGTLADQWKAAYFTVPRPVYELYDLESDSSELHNLAGKPEFAELEDQLRRALTEKMILDFDYLPLPEPYSEATRRTKQPSGRAQGSEVDPARVTRFHALDRDEDGKLSPVEFRVNRNPEEAARWFSQRDANQDGYVDLREFAPRSPISRP; from the coding sequence GTGCGAAGCTTTCTGTTCCCAGCCGTCTTGTCAGTGACCTGCGCTCTGCTTTATGTCGCGATACTCCCTGTTGCCATCGGGAGTACGCCGGATGGGGCCGATGGAAAGCGCCCAAACATTTTGCTGCTCCTAAGCGACGATCACAGCTATCCCTATCTGAGCTGTTATGGTGATCACAATGTGAAGACGCCTAATATCGATCGCCTTGCAAAAGAGGGATTTGCATCGCACCGATTCTTTACCGCATGTCCTCAATGCGTTCCATCGCGGGCGGCTCTCATGACGGGCAAGTCGCCGGTGGCAGCCCGCATGACACGCTTCTCGTCACCTTTACCTGCCGATCAAATCACCTTGCCGGAAATCCTGCGCGAGCAAGGGGGATACTACACGGGGATCTGTGGCAGGTCCTATCATCTCGATGGGTCGGTAGGCCGAGGAAACGATGTCGCGGATACGATTCTGCGCGAAAACAATTTGAGAACATTCGAAAATCGAGTTCAGTTCCTTCAAGGCTGTCGCGATGAAGCGGTTCCTGGAGTCGTTGAAGAGTTTCTCGATGGCCGTCCTGAAGACCAACCATTTTTTCTATGGGCCAATTTCAGCGATCCGCATCACGTGTGGGATGCTCCCCAGTCGTGGCGACCCGATCCAAAGGACTTGAGTCTGCCGGCGCACTGGCCGGACATTCCCGAGATGCGCGAGCAGTTTGCTGATTACTGCGCGGAGGTGAATCGATTGGACGATACGGTTGGCAAAGTATTGGCGGTCATGGAAAATCGGGAGTTGCTCGATAACACCATCGTCGTGTTCCTGGGTGATAACGGTGCTGCTCTACCCCACGGCAAAGGTTCCCTGTACGATCCGGGATCCAATGTCCCCTGCATCATCCATGGGCCTGGAATCGCGAAATCGACGGAGTCCAGGAATCTGCTCAGCGGTGAGGATGTTGCCCCTACTTTGCTGGAGGCTGCGGGGCTCTCCATTCCGAAATCGATGACGGGTGTCAGCTTTTGGTCGCTCGTCACGGGAGCCGATTATCAGTCGCGGCCTTATGTGTATATCGAACGTGGACCGCACGGTTCTGCTTCCGTCTCTGTGAATATGTCTTCCAGTGGTTACGACTTGGGACGAGCGGTGCGAAGCGATCGGTTCAAGTTCATTTACAACTGCACCCCTTGGTTACCCTATTCCCCGGTCGATTCGGCATCGGGACCAGCTTGGACCGCAATGAAAAAACAGAATGAGGAAGGGACTTTGGCGGATCAGTGGAAAGCGGCCTACTTCACAGTCCCTCGCCCTGTTTATGAACTTTATGACTTGGAGTCCGATTCCTCTGAACTCCACAATCTCGCTGGGAAGCCTGAATTTGCCGAGTTGGAAGACCAACTCCGCCGAGCGCTCACCGAAAAGATGATTCTCGACTTCGACTACTTGCCGCTACCAGAGCCTTATTCCGAAGCCACACGTCGAACGAAGCAGCCATCGGGGCGAGCGCAAGGCTCGGAGGTCGATCCGGCTCGCGTGACTCGTTTTCACGCGTTGGATCGGGACGAAGATGGAAAACTCTCGCCCGTTGAATTCCGTGTGAATCGCAATCCCGAGGAAGCAGCACGGTGGTTTAGCCAACGAGACGCCAATCAAGATGGCTATGTCGATCTTCGCGAATTCGCACCGCGTTCACCGATTAGCCGACCTTAG
- a CDS encoding YicC/YloC family endoribonuclease: protein MLLSMTGHGESSKRLGGYAIEVEIRTVNNRFLKILTKLSDLAAPLESDLEGLVRDFLKRGSVSLYVRVTSSDVEESAFVNQPVLQAYLRAAKEAADAMLLPFHPDVSGFMALPGVLDTPKPGDNPELEQGIREACAEALQDLQAMRRAEGEAMSNKFQEYLRDLRSLRDSISRRAPQVVLDYQTKLEQRIRTACESRGLDLESSEFVREVALFCDKADISEELTRLESHFHQFETVLRASESQGRKLDFLVQELGRETNTIGSKANDAEISVCVVSMKTILEQIRELVQNIE, encoded by the coding sequence ATGCTGCTGAGCATGACCGGTCACGGGGAGTCTTCGAAACGGCTTGGCGGATATGCCATCGAGGTGGAGATCCGAACTGTAAACAACCGTTTTCTGAAAATCCTTACCAAGCTTTCGGACTTGGCTGCCCCCCTTGAGTCCGATTTGGAGGGACTTGTTCGCGATTTCCTTAAGCGGGGAAGTGTTAGTTTGTACGTTCGCGTCACGTCCAGTGATGTCGAGGAATCGGCCTTCGTCAACCAGCCGGTGCTCCAAGCCTATCTTCGGGCGGCGAAGGAAGCCGCGGACGCGATGCTTCTTCCTTTCCACCCCGATGTTAGTGGATTCATGGCGCTTCCCGGCGTCCTCGATACGCCCAAACCGGGGGATAATCCCGAGTTGGAGCAAGGAATCCGGGAGGCGTGCGCGGAAGCGCTTCAGGATCTGCAGGCGATGCGGCGGGCCGAAGGGGAGGCCATGTCGAACAAATTCCAGGAGTATTTGAGAGATCTCAGATCGCTTCGCGACAGCATCTCCAGACGGGCGCCGCAGGTTGTCTTGGACTATCAAACCAAGCTTGAGCAGAGAATTCGGACGGCTTGCGAGAGCCGTGGGCTGGATCTTGAGTCCTCGGAGTTCGTTCGAGAGGTCGCACTTTTCTGCGATAAAGCCGACATTTCGGAAGAGTTGACGCGGCTGGAGAGTCACTTTCATCAATTCGAGACCGTGCTCCGCGCATCGGAAAGCCAGGGTCGAAAGCTCGATTTCCTCGTCCAAGAGCTTGGACGGGAAACCAATACGATTGGATCGAAGGCGAACGACGCCGAAATTTCCGTGTGCGTCGTGTCGATGAAGACAATTCTCGAGCAAATTCGAGAGCTTGTTCAAAACATAGAATAG
- a CDS encoding metal ABC transporter ATP-binding protein, which translates to MSVLPSHRPIDLPAIAISDLTVAYQRKPVLWEISLDIPSGALVGLVGPNGAGKSTLIKAMMNLIPRVSGDIRLEGKPMEGQLPCVAYVPQRESVDWDFPASVLDVVLMGLYRQIGWFRPVQSRHRQQAMEALEQVGIAELASRQISQLSGGQQQRTFLARALVQSADVYLMDEPFAAVDAATEQSIIEVLRTLQQNRKTILVVHHDLHTVPEYFDWLILLNVRAVAWGPMDSTFTPENLRRTYGGRLTLLDEVTEAIRRRQSL; encoded by the coding sequence ATGTCAGTTCTCCCATCCCATCGTCCAATCGATTTGCCCGCCATCGCCATCTCGGACTTGACCGTTGCTTACCAGCGAAAGCCAGTCTTATGGGAAATCAGTCTCGATATCCCCTCTGGTGCATTGGTCGGATTGGTAGGCCCCAATGGCGCAGGGAAGAGCACGTTGATCAAGGCCATGATGAACTTGATCCCTAGGGTCAGTGGCGATATTCGCTTGGAGGGAAAACCGATGGAGGGGCAACTACCTTGCGTCGCGTACGTACCTCAACGTGAATCGGTCGATTGGGATTTTCCAGCTTCGGTGCTAGATGTTGTTTTGATGGGACTGTATCGCCAGATCGGTTGGTTTCGCCCCGTGCAAAGTAGACATCGGCAGCAAGCCATGGAGGCGCTTGAGCAAGTGGGGATTGCCGAGCTGGCTTCTCGTCAGATCAGCCAACTCTCTGGAGGTCAACAGCAGCGCACCTTTCTCGCCCGAGCATTGGTGCAATCGGCAGATGTCTATTTGATGGATGAGCCCTTCGCTGCCGTCGACGCTGCCACCGAGCAGTCGATCATCGAAGTCCTCCGTACGTTGCAACAAAACCGCAAGACAATCCTGGTTGTCCATCACGATCTGCACACCGTCCCCGAGTACTTCGACTGGTTGATCCTCCTCAATGTTCGTGCCGTAGCCTGGGGACCGATGGACTCCACCTTCACCCCCGAAAACCTTCGACGCACGTACGGTGGACGTCTCACTCTATTGGATGAAGTCACCGAAGCGATTCGCCGTCGACAATCTCTGTAA